The nucleotide window GAGATGTGGGCCTGATGTCAGTAGCGTGTGGAGCAGATGTGGTCCAGTTTTAGAGTAATGTATTAATGTAAATGCCATGTTGTGCTCCTCATCTTACTCCCTTGAAGGAGTAGTGCTTTGCAACACGTGGCAGAGAGGTGGGATGAGTGTGTCATGTGAGGACTCTACTGAGCTTGTGAGACACTAAAATCAGGGGAAGGTTGAAAACGTTCTTTTGAGCTTGCCGACATTTTATCGTTTATATTTTTCGCACCACCTCCCTACTGAATACGTAAATAAACAGAGGCatttttatctttctttttttcttactctttccttttctttctctctttctgtcatttttctttctctctctcactgtctcagtGTCTTTGAAAATGTTTGGCATTTAAATTCCGCCCACGCAAATATTCTCTGCCTTCGTCTCAGCCTCTCCGCTCAAATATGTGTCTTCCAAAcgcctctcattctctcttcccccttccttccttccttctctctctctctctctgtctctctctctttgctctctcgctctttctcactctttatCTGTTACCCCTTCTGTCTGTTGAATCTCACCCTCCCTCTGCTGGCTCATCCCTGTCCTTAGACTGATTTGGTGTGCATTGATCCATCATGTCTCTGCAGTCACTCAGTTCCACTGCCAGGCTGGAATGCTTTGATCTGAGTCCTCAGTCAGATTGGAAATAAGAGATTCATAGAGTGGCCTTCTGTCTGCGAGGGTTACGTATCATCCAGCAACAATGTAAAGAGAATTTTGGAAAGAAAATTATCTCATATCTTAACAGCCTAAGGGAGTGTAACTGTTTCGTTTTCTTTTTTAgtcttaaaaataaaaacattggctttggctaaaaatgcatcagccaaatgtaatgtaatgtaaaaattAAACATGGTAAAAAAATATTCTGAAATTAAAATAATGAGTTTGGATCAGTTTGGAAGACATCATAAAATAACTATATTTTCTTGGCAAGAAAAATTACACTGAACATCTGgcgacagatgcacacacataccacataccggcccaagtgcccacggggaacTGGGTTTGAGTCCgacccgggtcatttcctgaccccatcccatctctctctcccactcgcttgcTGTCCCTGTCTTTACTTTTCTGCCATTATAAAGGCAAAACCCCAAAAaatacactttaaaaaaagatataaTCTCTGACATAATGAATGATCTGTTCTTCCTGATCTCACtgttcccatctctctcctctagcGCCCCCTACGGGAAGGCTGTGGACATGTGGTCGGTGGGCTGCATCCTGGGGGAGCTCAGTGATGGCCAGCCCCTGTTCCCAGGTGAAAGTGAGATCGACCAGCTCTTCACCATCCAGAAGGTTTTGGGTCCGCTGCCTCCAGAGCAGATGAAGCTCTTCTACAACAACTCACGCTTCCACGGCATGCGGGTGGGTCCTGaccacttctcctcctctcctctcttcttctctttctctcctctatgctctctctcttacacgaCATGCGGGTGGGTCCTGaccacttctcctcctctcctctcttcttctcttcctctcctctatgctctctctcttacacggCATGTGGGTAGGTCCTGAcaacttctcttcctctcctctcttcctctcctccatgctctctctcttcctctcttccatgTTCCCGATGGATCTACTCCTCTCTCCCATGCatgctccctctcttcctctcttccatgttccctctcttcctttcctcctctcctccatgctctctcttcctccctctcttttcctctcctccaagccccctctcttcctctcttccaggttccctctcttcctctcctcctctcctccatgctctctctcttcctcctctcttcctctcctccatgctctctctcttcctcctctcttcctctcctccatgctccctctctccctccctctgtctgctTGGTCTTGTCGTGTCCTTCTCTTCCCTGGTCTTCGTGGCTCGGCTCCCAGCTGGTGACTCACTGTAGAGCTGCTGAGCTCTCTGCCaccacctctctccctttctctctctctctctctctctctccctgtgcaaCACAccacttctctcttttctctctctctctctctctctctcctgtgcaacacaccacttctctctctttctctatattTCTCTCTGCAACACGCCActttccacttctctctctccctctctctctctctctctctctcagacatatcccctttccttctctctttctctctcctcactccttctctctctcctctctttctctttgtctctcctctttccttctctctctctttgtctctctctccctccctctcactacTTGGTTTGTATTtgcctttctgtttctctctccacctctctctttctctctctctctctttctctcactctctctctctataacaCACCAGTTCTCTCTCTACACCTCCctaacacacacgcattactCATTTCAGTAGAAATCATTCTAAATACATTGAAAGGCCGCACTTACTCTATAGTGAGTAAGCTTTGTTTATGCCTGTGGAAGAATAATATTTTAAGAAACCTTTGCAAGTCTACTGGCTGTGGGTTTCTTTTCTTCACTCTGAAAATAGATGAGAGTCCTCCCTAATTAACCCTGACAGGTGGGATAATAATTAACACCCTGTGATTGAGCCCAAAATGTTAATCACTTCAACTGGAACATTCAGTAGCACTATTTAGTCATAATCTATGCCTGTGTGAAAACAATAGCTTAGCATTTCAGGTTTGTAACTTTGtggtttcctgtgtgtgtgtgtgtgtgtgtgtgtgtgtgtgtgtgtgtgtgtgtgtgtgtatgtgttttagttCCCTTCAGTGAGTCATCCACAGACTCTGGAGAGACGGTACCTTGGCATCATCAGTGGAGGCTTGCTGGATCTAATGAAAGTACGGGCAACGTTCCCTCCATGGCACTGTGTCTAATCTTAAATCCTGAGTAGAAATACATCTCATCCTGACTCTATAActcttcctccttttccttGTTTACCTTTCTGTGGATCAGAGCTTGCTTCAGCTGAGCGCGTCAGAGAGGTTCCTGACGGAGCAGAGCCTGAACCATCAGGTGTTCCAAGCCCAGCGAGTCCTGGAGCGGCtcttgcccccctcccccacgcCGCCACGCTCCTCTAAGAGGAAGCCGTATCATGGAGACAACACCATACCCAGCAGGTTGGCACACAGCACACGATGCCCAGCAGACTCAGCACAAATATGATCCCCAACAGCTCAGCGCATTTAACATTAATTAGCCAGGGCATTCATCAGCGCACAATATCAGCACTTGCACAACAAGCAGCATTATCACTACAGTATAACCAGCATATTACTGTAGTGCACAGTGTTagcttatcacccggagagaagaaatactcttttctgattgactggtggggtggctattaattctgaatataacctatgaagtagatccggtaaaaaaagtttaatcactgttccatatcaatgcttatgaatggtaactataacaaccatagtaggatgaCGGTTGAGTCTGGAAGcaggctttgcaacaatggaatcaactgtaaacaaactaactgtccatgctatcgctgttaggGCCAAAGAAAGCCGCATGTTTGCGCACATTAACCGCATACAACAGCATCAATGTGCAACACCAGCAGTTCAGTGTGTAAGACCGTTGTCCATGTCTCTGCCCCCCAATAGGAGTCATGCGGGTAAGAGCTCAGGCCACCGTCGCTCCAATGCCAAGGAGTGCTCGAGCCTGCCACGCCACGAGGACCTGCACCGCAGCAGCGACACCTTCCTAAACGGCAGTGGTCCGGCACCGGTCAGTCTGAGCCCCATCCTGCACCCCAAGAACTTCCAACAGACCCAGACGCTGAGCCGTTCCATCTCCAGCAGCAAAGACCTGGCCAACAACCCGCTCCCACACCTGCTCAGTCCCAAGGACATCAAGGGCAAGACGCACTTTGACTTCAACATCCCGCCGCCGCCCAACGTCACGGCCGCCACTAAGCCACCAGACGGACCGGGCACCAAGTACCTGAAGTCGGCCAGTCGTTCCcagcagccgcagcagcagcagcagggccggCCGGTGGCGTTTGTGGAGGGCAAGAACAACACACTGCAGCCAGGTGAGAAGCGCAGTCGCCATGGCCACGTCCCGGTCGACCCCGCGTCCAACAAGAGCGGCGCCGCGTACCTCAGTTTGTCCAAGTCCCACGGGGGCAGCGGCGCTGGGCTGTCGCAGGGCCTGGGAGACGCCAAGTCCGTGGGCAACCTGAGCAGCGCGGGGCTTCTGCTGGACGAGCCGCCGCCGGGGCCTCCACGCTACTTCCCGGTCAGCTGCGTCGATCTGAACGCCGCGCCCGGCAGCCCGGCAACCCATCACACGTCTGACCGCTCCGGACACAGCCCCTCGTCCACGTCGGCGACCATCACCCGTGGCAACCCGCACCTGGAGAGCAGCACCCTCGACTCTCGTCGGCCCTCAACCCGTCACAAAGGCCCAGAGGAGGCGCGGGTGGTGGAGACTCTGGACCCAGGAGGGAGGCCGGGAGGaggtgggagtgggagtggCAGTCAAACTCACTCCCTGTCCACCCCCCACGAGTCCTTCCCCTACGGCCTGGGCTACACCAGCCCCTTCTCCTCGCAGCAGCGGCCACACCGCCACTCCATGTACGTGCGGCGGGAGCGCCACCGGCCGCACGGTCAGGAGGGGGCACTGGCAGTCGGTCAGGTGGCGCCCACACGCGCCAGCAGCCTGCAGATGCTCTCGCCACAGGTGCAGCACCGCACCCTCACACGCCACTCCGTGGGCTCCTCGCGCGAGGACTGCTCGGAAGACATCGCCAGGGTCAGTTCCCCTGCACACACAAGACAGGGTGGAGCAGACATCATCAGGGTCAGTCCCCCCACACAAACGATACAGGTTAGAGTACGGACGACATCACCAGGGTCAGTCCCCCCACACAAACGATACAGGCTAGAGTACGGACGACATCACCAGGGTcagtccctcacacacacgatacagGCTAGAGTACGGACGACATTATCAGGGTCAGTCCCCCCACACAAACAATACAGGCTAGAGTATGTCAGTTCCCACACAGATGAGACCGATGAGCAGGCCCCAGTCTTCATGTGTACATATCAGTCTGGTCAAAAGACATGTACTCAAAGTGACACACCAACACCCCTCAGAGGTCAGTTGTAGTTAAAATAGTCATAGTGTAGCAGGATGTAGCATGAGTGATATTAGCAGTAATTTCCCTAATTCCTGCAGAACCACCCGAACAACTCTAGTGTCATTGATTTGAGCAAAGTTTGAGCAAAATTTGTATCTTACTCTGTCATCCACTGTCTGTAGACAGCGCACGGAAATGTTAGATGAAGCTATTAGCATTAGCGCAGGGAAATGTTAGAGGAAGCTATTAGCATTAGCGCAGGGAAGCGTTAGAGGAAGCTATTAGCATTAGTGCAGGGAAGCGTTAGAGGAAGCTATTAGCATTAGCGCAGGGAAGTGTTAGAGGAAGCTACAGTATTAGCATTAGCGCAGGGAAGTGTAGGAAGCTATTAGCGTTATCTCCCTTTTTCTTAGTCAATTTAATTTCTGTGACTACTTATCAGCAGCACATTTGAGTGTCGAAATTTCTCAACACAACCCTGCCGAGCATTCCTTTGCTCTTGGGAAATTTCAAAATGCGCAACATCATTTTCACCTCCAGAGCCTCTCGCTGAGAAAAGTCGCCAAACAAACAACCTGCATCCATGTCTGACCTTGGTGATCCATGTCTGACCTTGGTGATCCATGTCTGACCTTGTTGTCTGTGATTTTTGTCTGTGTAAGAGGCGAGTCTGTGTTTCTCATTCAGTGTGACCCATGTTTCTGGGTTTCTCTGCATCTGTGACGTGACTTTGTTCCAGCTTGATTTGCTGTGTGACATTCCTCCCACAGAACGATCCGTCTCCAAAAGAGGCGACCCAAACACGCCCCCCCATCAAAGATTCCACGCGGGACAACACTGCCTCCTTTCATCCCCAGCGTTCAAAAAATGAGGTCTGACTCTGCCTTCCCTCCAACTGACCCCTAACCCCCCGGCCAACACCCTGGTCAGTTAGCCATCTATGAAAGATAGGCATATAAAATAGCCACCTATGAAAGAACACAGCCACTGCAGCCCCCCCTCCATTAATTCACAAAGCTTCACTAATTCTACGCCCTCGTTTTGATTAATATCCACTGGTTTCCTCATATTAGCAGTAAAGAGATAGTTCTCCCAGGAATGGGAGGTCTCCCATCTCCTGCCAGTCACCCTGTGGTGTTAACACCTATAAAAGACTGGCTTGTCAGCACTGCACAAATGAGTTATCTAGCAATATTTTAGGAAGGCCTGGTCCCTGTTCCCACTTAGTGTAGAGAAAAAGCCATGCTCTAATAGAAGAGACTATCCACTGCCCTCCTATTGTGTAATGGCTGATACGAAGATAAGTAGGGAACAGCTACTGACTGTTAAAAGTAGGGAACAGCTACTCTCTGTTATAAGTAGGGAACAGCTACTCTCTGGTTCATTTAGCACCCAGAGGAGTCCCAGCATACTTCACTCACTCAGTCTCAATGTGGATTATAAATGTTCTATCAGTGTGGTTCCACTTGTGAACAGTGCTCAAATATATTTACATGTAAGGTCTCACTTGTAGGTGTCgtgttactctctctctctctctctctctctctctctctctctctctctctctctctctccctctctctctatctctctctctctctctctatctctctctcttagcacttctctatccctctctttcttcttacTTTTCCTCCTTATTCCCCTTATCTTCCTTTTGGGGCATGCCAGACAGTCATTAGCCTGGTAGAGGGCAGCCAGTCTATGACATCCTGCCTTTattgtctggctgtgtgtgtgtgtctgtgtgtgtgtgtgtgtgtgtctgtgtctgtgtctgtgtctggctgtgtgtgtatgtgtgtctctggctgtgtgtgtgtgtatgtgtgtgtgtgtgtgtgtgtgtgtgtgtgtgtgtgtgtgtgtgtgtgtgtgtgtgtgtgtgtgtgtgtgtgtgtgtgtgtgtgtgtgtgtg belongs to Alosa alosa isolate M-15738 ecotype Scorff River chromosome 23, AALO_Geno_1.1, whole genome shotgun sequence and includes:
- the cdkl5 gene encoding cyclin-dependent kinase-like 5 isoform X6, with protein sequence MKIPVTGYVMNKFEVLGIVGEGAYGVVLKCRHKETKELVAIKKFKDSEENEEVKETTLRELKMLRTLKQENIVELKEAFRRRGKLYLVFEYVEKNMLELLEEQPNGVPPEKVRNYIYQLIKAIHWCHKNDIVHRDIKPENLLISSNDVLKLCDFGFARNLSEGNDANYTEYVATRWYRSPELLLGAPYGKAVDMWSVGCILGELSDGQPLFPGESEIDQLFTIQKVLGPLPPEQMKLFYNNSRFHGMRFPSVSHPQTLERRYLGIISGGLLDLMKSLLQLSASERFLTEQSLNHQVFQAQRVLERLLPPSPTPPRSSKRKPYHGDNTIPSRSHAGKSSGHRRSNAKECSSLPRHEDLHRSSDTFLNGSGPAPVSLSPILHPKNFQQTQTLSRSISSSKDLANNPLPHLLSPKDIKGKTHFDFNIPPPPNVTAATKPPDGPGTKYLKSASRSQQPQQQQQGRPVAFVEGKNNTLQPGEKRSRHGHVPVDPASNKSGAAYLSLSKSHGGSGAGLSQGLGDAKSVGNLSSAGLLLDEPPPGPPRYFPVSCVDLNAAPGSPATHHTSDRSGHSPSSTSATITRGNPHLESSTLDSRRPSTRHKGPEEARVVETLDPGGRPGGGGSGSGSQTHSLSTPHESFPYGLGYTSPFSSQQRPHRHSMYVRRERHRPHGQEGALAVGQVAPTRASSLQMLSPQVQHRTLTRHSVGSSREDCSEDIARVSSPAHTRQGGADIIRVSPPTQTIQNDPSPKEATQTRPPIKDSTRDNTASFHPQRSKNEVGMYHDQHLEDGGTSSKENRIMYSDSMPRRVGSFYRVPSPRPDNFHDPTAPGRGVPMPGDNSAMSNHSKRQTTFEPWNTPETMAMNPPPEPPKHKEKQGFFRAIKKKKKKSQTTDVGDGRGPSIKKSLFPLFNSKNSVKRSPSVKVVSSPMVLFSSTVHIHRMTLINNIRVIKCLCLTHFAFVQLRWTMVTEFDHS
- the cdkl5 gene encoding cyclin-dependent kinase-like 5 isoform X4; amino-acid sequence: MKIPVTGYVMNKFEVLGIVGEGAYGVVLKCRHKETKELVAIKKFKDSEENEEVKETTLRELKMLRTLKQENIVELKEAFRRRGKLYLVFEYVEKNMLELLEEQPNGVPPEKVRNYIYQLIKAIHWCHKNDIVHRDIKPENLLISSNDVLKLCDFGFARNLSEGNDANYTEYVATRWYRSPELLLGAPYGKAVDMWSVGCILGELSDGQPLFPGESEIDQLFTIQKVLGPLPPEQMKLFYNNSRFHGMRFPSVSHPQTLERRYLGIISGGLLDLMKSLLQLSASERFLTEQSLNHQVFQAQRVLERLLPPSPTPPRSSKRKPYHGDNTIPSRSHAGKSSGHRRSNAKECSSLPRHEDLHRSSDTFLNGSGPAPVSLSPILHPKNFQQTQTLSRSISSSKDLANNPLPHLLSPKDIKGKTHFDFNIPPPPNVTAATKPPDGPGTKYLKSASRSQQPQQQQQGRPVAFVEGKNNTLQPGEKRSRHGHVPVDPASNKSGAAYLSLSKSHGGSGAGLSQGLGDAKSVGNLSSAGLLLDEPPPGPPRYFPVSCVDLNAAPGSPATHHTSDRSGHSPSSTSATITRGNPHLESSTLDSRRPSTRHKGPEEARVVETLDPGGRPGGGGSGSGSQTHSLSTPHESFPYGLGYTSPFSSQQRPHRHSMYVRRERHRPHGQEGALAVGQVAPTRASSLQMLSPQVQHRTLTRHSVGSSREDCSEDIARVSSPAHTRQGGADIIRVSPPTQTIQNDPSPKEATQTRPPIKDSTRDNTASFHPQRSKNEVGMYHDQHLEDGGTSSKENRIMYSDSMPRRVGSFYRVPSPRPDNFHDPTAPGRGVPMPGDNSAMSNHSKRQTTFEPWNTPETMAMNPPPEPPKHKEKQGFFRAIKKKKKKSQTVPGDVQDPMAAQRATKSSSHQSSRHRNRDRDRDRDRDRERERERSRDRNRDRERERERERERERERERERERERERERDEWPTEKLAEPHSQNQPLKSLRKLLHLSSPSTSQVAASEPRFQPLPNPPSKGNFPEARVHSGSSSGGSAPQSKSRKPTYPLPGQVESNWHMSALSRAEGVAYPDQMAGKVGQNGPTFTRPTRSRMPNLNDLKETAL
- the cdkl5 gene encoding cyclin-dependent kinase-like 5 isoform X2, which encodes MKIPVTGYVMNKFEVLGIVGEGAYGVVLKCRHKETKELVAIKKFKDSEENEEVKETTLRELKMLRTLKQENIVELKEAFRRRGKLYLVFEYVEKNMLELLEEQPNGVPPEKVRNYIYQLIKAIHWCHKNDIVHRDIKPENLLISSNDVLKLCDFGFARNLSEGNDANYTEYVATRWYRSPELLLGAPYGKAVDMWSVGCILGELSDGQPLFPGESEIDQLFTIQKVLGPLPPEQMKLFYNNSRFHGMRFPSVSHPQTLERRYLGIISGGLLDLMKSLLQLSASERFLTEQSLNHQVFQAQRVLERLLPPSPTPPRSSKRKPYHGDNTIPSRSHAGKSSGHRRSNAKECSSLPRHEDLHRSSDTFLNGSGPAPVSLSPILHPKNFQQTQTLSRSISSSKDLANNPLPHLLSPKDIKGKTHFDFNIPPPPNVTAATKPPDGPGTKYLKSASRSQQPQQQQQGRPVAFVEGKNNTLQPGEKRSRHGHVPVDPASNKSGAAYLSLSKSHGGSGAGLSQGLGDAKSVGNLSSAGLLLDEPPPGPPRYFPVSCVDLNAAPGSPATHHTSDRSGHSPSSTSATITRGNPHLESSTLDSRRPSTRHKGPEEARVVETLDPGGRPGGGGSGSGSQTHSLSTPHESFPYGLGYTSPFSSQQRPHRHSMYVRRERHRPHGQEGALAVGQVAPTRASSLQMLSPQVQHRTLTRHSVGSSREDCSEDIARVSSPAHTRQGGADIIRNDPSPKEATQTRPPIKDSTRDNTASFHPQRSKNEVGMYHDQHLEDGGTSSKENRIMYSDSMPRRVGSFYRVPSPRPDNFHDPTAPGRGVPMPGDNSAMSNHSKRQTTFEPWNTPETMAMNPPPEPPKHKEKQGFFRAIKKKKKKSQTTDVGDGRGPSIKKSLFPLFNSKNSVKRSPSVKVVSSPMVPGDVQDPMAAQRATKSSSHQSSRHRNRDRDRDRDRDRERERERSRDRNRDRERERERERERERERERERERERERERDEWPTEKLAEPHSQNQPLKSLRKLLHLSSPSTSQVAASEPRFQPLPNPPSKGNFPEARVHSGSSSGGSAPQSKSRKPTYPLPGQVESNWHMSALSRAEGVAYPDQMAGKVGQNGPTFTRPTRSRMPNLNDLKETAL
- the cdkl5 gene encoding cyclin-dependent kinase-like 5 isoform X3, with product MKIPVTGYVMNKFEVLGIVGEGAYGVVLKCRHKETKELVAIKKFKDSEENEEVKETTLRELKMLRTLKQENIVELKEAFRRRGKLYLVFEYVEKNMLELLEEQPNGVPPEKVRNYIYQLIKAIHWCHKNDIVHRDIKPENLLISSNDVLKLCDFGFARNLSEGNDANYTEYVATRWYRSPELLLGAPYGKAVDMWSVGCILGELSDGQPLFPGESEIDQLFTIQKVLGPLPPEQMKLFYNNSRFHGMRFPSVSHPQTLERRYLGIISGGLLDLMKSLLQLSASERFLTEQSLNHQVFQAQRVLERLLPPSPTPPRSSKRKPYHGDNTIPSRSHAGKSSGHRRSNAKECSSLPRHEDLHRSSDTFLNGSGPAPVSLSPILHPKNFQQTQTLSRSISSSKDLANNPLPHLLSPKDIKGKTHFDFNIPPPPNVTAATKPPDGPGTKYLKSASRSQQPQQQQQGRPVAFVEGKNNTLQPGEKRSRHGHVPVDPASNKSGAAYLSLSKSHGGSGAGLSQGLGDAKSVGNLSSAGLLLDEPPPGPPRYFPVSCVDLNAAPGSPATHHTSDRSGHSPSSTSATITRGNPHLESSTLDSRRPSTRHKGPEEARVVETLDPGGRPGGGGSGSGSQTHSLSTPHESFPYGLGYTSPFSSQQRPHRHSMYVRRERHRPHGQEGALAVGQVAPTRASSLQMLSPQVQHRTLTRHSVGSSREDCSEDIARNDPSPKEATQTRPPIKDSTRDNTASFHPQRSKNEVGMYHDQHLEDGGTSSKENRIMYSDSMPRRVGSFYRVPSPRPDNFHDPTAPGRGVPMPGDNSAMSNHSKRQTTFEPWNTPETMAMNPPPEPPKHKEKQGFFRAIKKKKKKSQTTDVGDGRGPSIKKSLFPLFNSKNSVKRSPSVKVVSSPMVPGDVQDPMAAQRATKSSSHQSSRHRNRDRDRDRDRDRERERERSRDRNRDRERERERERERERERERERERERERERDEWPTEKLAEPHSQNQPLKSLRKLLHLSSPSTSQVAASEPRFQPLPNPPSKGNFPEARVHSGSSSGGSAPQSKSRKPTYPLPGQVESNWHMSALSRAEGVAYPDQMAGKVGQNGPTFTRPTRSRMPNLNDLKETAL
- the cdkl5 gene encoding cyclin-dependent kinase-like 5 isoform X5; protein product: MKIPVTGYVMNKFEVLGIVGEGAYGVVLKCRHKETKELVAIKKFKDSEENEEVKETTLRELKMLRTLKQENIVELKEAFRRRGKLYLVFEYVEKNMLELLEEQPNGVPPEKVRNYIYQLIKAIHWCHKNDIVHRDIKPENLLISSNDVLKLCDFGFARNLSEGNDANYTEYVATRWYRSPELLLGAPYGKAVDMWSVGCILGELSDGQPLFPGESEIDQLFTIQKVLGPLPPEQMKLFYNNSRFHGMRFPSVSHPQTLERRYLGIISGGLLDLMKSLLQLSASERFLTEQSLNHQVFQAQRVLERLLPPSPTPPRSSKRKPYHGDNTIPSRSHAGKSSGHRRSNAKECSSLPRHEDLHRSSDTFLNGSGPAPVSLSPILHPKNFQQTQTLSRSISSSKDLANNPLPHLLSPKDIKGKTHFDFNIPPPPNVTAATKPPDGPGTKYLKSASRSQQPQQQQQGRPVAFVEGKNNTLQPGEKRSRHGHVPVDPASNKSGAAYLSLSKSHGGSGAGLSQGLGDAKSVGNLSSAGLLLDEPPPGPPRYFPVSCVDLNAAPGSPATHHTSDRSGHSPSSTSATITRGNPHLESSTLDSRRPSTRHKGPEEARVVETLDPGGRPGGGGSGSGSQTHSLSTPHESFPYGLGYTSPFSSQQRPHRHSMYVRRERHRPHGQEGALAVGQVAPTRASSLQMLSPQVQHRTLTRHSVGSSREDCSEDIARNDPSPKEATQTRPPIKDSTRDNTASFHPQRSKNEVGMYHDQHLEDGGTSSKENRIMYSDSMPRRVGSFYRVPSPRPDNFHDPTAPGRGVPMPGDNSAMSNHSKRQTTFEPWNTPETMAMNPPPEPPKHKEKQGFFRAIKKKKKKSQTVPGDVQDPMAAQRATKSSSHQSSRHRNRDRDRDRDRDRERERERSRDRNRDRERERERERERERERERERERERERERDEWPTEKLAEPHSQNQPLKSLRKLLHLSSPSTSQVAASEPRFQPLPNPPSKGNFPEARVHSGSSSGGSAPQSKSRKPTYPLPGQVESNWHMSALSRAEGVAYPDQMAGKVGQNGPTFTRPTRSRMPNLNDLKETAL
- the cdkl5 gene encoding cyclin-dependent kinase-like 5 isoform X1, with protein sequence MKIPVTGYVMNKFEVLGIVGEGAYGVVLKCRHKETKELVAIKKFKDSEENEEVKETTLRELKMLRTLKQENIVELKEAFRRRGKLYLVFEYVEKNMLELLEEQPNGVPPEKVRNYIYQLIKAIHWCHKNDIVHRDIKPENLLISSNDVLKLCDFGFARNLSEGNDANYTEYVATRWYRSPELLLGAPYGKAVDMWSVGCILGELSDGQPLFPGESEIDQLFTIQKVLGPLPPEQMKLFYNNSRFHGMRFPSVSHPQTLERRYLGIISGGLLDLMKSLLQLSASERFLTEQSLNHQVFQAQRVLERLLPPSPTPPRSSKRKPYHGDNTIPSRSHAGKSSGHRRSNAKECSSLPRHEDLHRSSDTFLNGSGPAPVSLSPILHPKNFQQTQTLSRSISSSKDLANNPLPHLLSPKDIKGKTHFDFNIPPPPNVTAATKPPDGPGTKYLKSASRSQQPQQQQQGRPVAFVEGKNNTLQPGEKRSRHGHVPVDPASNKSGAAYLSLSKSHGGSGAGLSQGLGDAKSVGNLSSAGLLLDEPPPGPPRYFPVSCVDLNAAPGSPATHHTSDRSGHSPSSTSATITRGNPHLESSTLDSRRPSTRHKGPEEARVVETLDPGGRPGGGGSGSGSQTHSLSTPHESFPYGLGYTSPFSSQQRPHRHSMYVRRERHRPHGQEGALAVGQVAPTRASSLQMLSPQVQHRTLTRHSVGSSREDCSEDIARVSSPAHTRQGGADIIRVSPPTQTIQNDPSPKEATQTRPPIKDSTRDNTASFHPQRSKNEVGMYHDQHLEDGGTSSKENRIMYSDSMPRRVGSFYRVPSPRPDNFHDPTAPGRGVPMPGDNSAMSNHSKRQTTFEPWNTPETMAMNPPPEPPKHKEKQGFFRAIKKKKKKSQTTDVGDGRGPSIKKSLFPLFNSKNSVKRSPSVKVVSSPMVPGDVQDPMAAQRATKSSSHQSSRHRNRDRDRDRDRDRERERERSRDRNRDRERERERERERERERERERERERERERDEWPTEKLAEPHSQNQPLKSLRKLLHLSSPSTSQVAASEPRFQPLPNPPSKGNFPEARVHSGSSSGGSAPQSKSRKPTYPLPGQVESNWHMSALSRAEGVAYPDQMAGKVGQNGPTFTRPTRSRMPNLNDLKETAL